The following are encoded together in the Pseudoalteromonas shioyasakiensis genome:
- a CDS encoding DUF1566 domain-containing protein, with protein MRKLPLITVLSVIALQSGYAAAQVCYSAVTETTPDSRFVINEDGTVSDSETGLMWQRCTFGQSYNNETDTCEGTSQQLTWGEALRGAENATFADYSDWHVPNVKELASILEHSCVQPSINENAFLSTKLQNYWSSTSGISRTDLAWVYQFDKGINSLHAKTSDVYLRLVRYEK; from the coding sequence ATGCGAAAGTTACCTTTAATCACAGTACTTAGCGTTATTGCTCTGCAATCGGGTTATGCTGCTGCGCAAGTATGTTATAGCGCCGTCACTGAGACGACCCCTGATAGCCGTTTTGTAATTAACGAAGATGGCACTGTAAGTGATAGCGAAACGGGTCTTATGTGGCAACGTTGTACGTTTGGTCAAAGCTATAACAATGAAACAGATACCTGTGAGGGCACTAGCCAGCAGCTTACTTGGGGCGAAGCTTTACGCGGGGCTGAAAATGCAACCTTTGCTGATTACAGCGATTGGCATGTGCCAAATGTTAAAGAGCTAGCAAGTATTTTAGAACATAGCTGTGTGCAGCCTAGTATCAACGAAAACGCATTTTTATCGACTAAGCTGCAAAACTATTGGAGTAGCACCTCAGGGATCAGTCGCACTGATCTTGCTTGGGTGTACCAGTTTGATAAAGGCATCAACAGCCTTCACGCAAAAACGTCCGATGTTTATTTGCGTTTAGTGCGCTACGAAAAGTAG
- a CDS encoding DUF2982 domain-containing protein has protein sequence MDKKVPALKVRAQASRHGSEFLIVGGIGLIIIMLVNLLRPGEISIVEIFLATTCIAAIFIGFLKTQEPYFSLVFTQNLLIYHHKVGNWQLNRANFHHSGIPKVEQGLEYLELNAVGIKLNNIDEFLTQISPRIAGRLLIEQRHLFMQVIQKYCKNGDCPSEWLIEETDYTAPSGQVYKGLIAMFANRTQHLRQLTGYDLLLPANVLDVDIWQFSTDLNRWKLNPNEFIEARLQKK, from the coding sequence ATGGATAAGAAAGTTCCTGCACTCAAAGTGCGTGCTCAAGCATCTCGCCATGGCAGTGAGTTTTTAATTGTTGGCGGTATTGGGTTAATCATTATTATGCTGGTTAACTTATTGAGGCCCGGTGAAATTAGCATTGTTGAGATTTTTTTGGCAACAACCTGTATAGCAGCAATTTTTATTGGCTTTTTAAAAACGCAAGAACCATACTTTAGCCTAGTATTTACTCAGAATTTACTTATTTATCATCATAAGGTTGGGAATTGGCAGCTAAATCGTGCTAATTTTCATCATAGTGGTATACCAAAAGTGGAACAGGGCTTAGAATACCTTGAGTTAAACGCAGTTGGTATTAAACTCAATAACATAGATGAATTTTTAACTCAGATTTCCCCGAGAATTGCCGGACGATTACTAATAGAGCAACGTCATTTATTTATGCAAGTCATTCAAAAGTATTGCAAAAATGGTGATTGCCCATCAGAATGGTTGATAGAAGAGACGGACTACACTGCCCCTAGTGGTCAGGTTTACAAAGGATTGATTGCCATGTTTGCTAATCGTACGCAACATTTAAGGCAATTAACAGGATACGATTTATTATTGCCAGCCAATGTTCTTGATGTTGATATTTGGCAATTTAGTACAGATTTAAATCGTTGGAAACTGAACCCTAATGAGTTTATTGAGGCTCGCTTACAGAAAAAGTAA
- a CDS encoding DUF1566 domain-containing protein, which yields MRLVPLTLVALTTLTACGGGGGSSDSNPVAATVNAGSDQQIIEKSEFTVSAKGSPADGTFTWERVSGPALEGFPAEGAEQTITAPDIKLDSELILKVNYQTDGQLVSDQVSIFITSNNQLPVAVITQTAPEELPSQYNDVITLSGEESADIDENGSVDSYLWTQLDGPDLTADSYNNQTISFTHPLLESNTAMTWRLTVTDDEGGSASTEASFTLNKTVEVIIADAGEDQQVIEFDTVTLDASNSEIVTATKSCFWEQLTGETVTLANQNQCITTFVAPDVDTDSELSFEVTVTDSKSRSDTDTVIIDISPKPLGLINDTGMSDCYNNSQKINCDSEDFPSQDADVGRDSVANQLDKVGQGDLAFDFTKMNEFADELPDDATSFSCVRDNVTGLIWEVKEASSTLPPSTADRAATNHYTWYLNGSSGVQTGSVQGAAGSTCPSTSNCGLQTYINDVNSNDFCGGTNWRVPTYTELLGLLDYAKQGESTLLNSDFFPNQPSDTQLSSGSSSFMPYWTSQTAADGTSLSQAYIIDMSSANDLAYPKSNTAFVRLVRTPGE from the coding sequence ATGAGATTAGTGCCTCTTACCCTAGTTGCATTAACGACATTAACAGCCTGTGGCGGTGGTGGCGGTTCGAGTGATTCGAATCCAGTCGCAGCAACAGTTAATGCAGGCTCAGATCAGCAAATTATTGAAAAAAGTGAATTTACTGTCTCTGCCAAGGGCTCTCCAGCTGATGGCACTTTTACTTGGGAGCGAGTCAGTGGCCCCGCACTAGAAGGTTTTCCAGCAGAGGGCGCTGAACAAACCATTACCGCTCCTGATATCAAACTTGACTCTGAACTTATATTAAAAGTGAATTATCAAACCGATGGGCAACTTGTTTCCGATCAGGTTAGTATTTTTATTACTTCAAATAATCAACTTCCTGTTGCTGTAATCACCCAAACAGCACCAGAGGAGTTACCATCGCAATATAATGATGTGATCACATTAAGTGGCGAAGAGTCTGCTGATATTGATGAAAATGGCTCAGTTGACAGTTACTTGTGGACGCAACTTGATGGCCCTGATCTAACGGCTGACAGCTACAACAATCAAACCATTAGCTTTACTCACCCACTACTTGAATCAAATACAGCGATGACGTGGCGTTTAACTGTAACGGATGATGAAGGTGGCTCAGCAAGTACTGAGGCGTCGTTTACCTTAAACAAAACCGTTGAAGTGATTATTGCGGATGCAGGTGAAGATCAGCAGGTTATTGAGTTCGATACCGTAACCCTTGATGCCAGCAATAGTGAAATTGTGACGGCAACAAAGTCATGTTTTTGGGAGCAATTAACAGGCGAAACTGTGACCTTGGCAAACCAGAACCAGTGTATCACGACGTTTGTAGCCCCTGATGTTGATACCGATTCAGAGCTTAGTTTTGAAGTTACCGTGACCGACAGTAAATCGCGAAGCGACACAGATACTGTGATTATCGATATTAGCCCAAAACCACTTGGTTTAATTAACGATACAGGCATGAGTGATTGCTATAACAACTCACAAAAAATTAATTGTGACAGCGAAGACTTCCCAAGCCAAGATGCCGATGTAGGTCGTGATAGTGTCGCAAACCAACTAGATAAAGTAGGTCAGGGCGACTTAGCGTTTGATTTTACTAAAATGAATGAATTTGCCGACGAACTGCCTGATGATGCGACCAGCTTTAGTTGTGTTCGCGATAACGTCACAGGGCTTATTTGGGAAGTAAAAGAAGCCAGTTCAACATTACCGCCGTCGACAGCCGATCGTGCAGCGACAAACCATTATACCTGGTATTTAAATGGTTCAAGTGGTGTGCAAACGGGCAGTGTACAAGGAGCTGCCGGCTCTACTTGCCCAAGCACCAGTAACTGTGGTCTGCAAACTTACATTAATGATGTGAACAGCAACGATTTTTGCGGTGGTACAAATTGGCGTGTGCCAACTTACACCGAATTATTAGGGTTATTAGATTATGCCAAACAAGGTGAGTCTACATTACTTAATAGTGATTTCTTCCCAAATCAACCAAGTGATACTCAGCTAAGCTCCGGGAGCAGTTCGTTTATGCCTTATTGGACTTCGCAAACAGCGGCAGATGGTACGAGTTTATCGCAAGCTTATATTATCGATATGAGTAGTGCTAATGATTTAGCGTATCCGAAAAGTAACACCGCCTTTGTGCGCTTAGTTAGAACACCGGGAGAGTAA